Proteins encoded by one window of Amaranthus tricolor cultivar Red isolate AtriRed21 chromosome 4, ASM2621246v1, whole genome shotgun sequence:
- the LOC130810347 gene encoding mechanosensitive ion channel protein 2, chloroplastic-like: MVVASSLHFSYEFRIYGSCGLPCQSKPIMQNIRFRFPSSAISANDVAKDAWNLHFLSTAVNKISSASSKHRVFLCRSILFPNGVNWGPSMQEAPVVLKRFYDILSSKSVLYQLIPAIGVVALGFGLLPLLRLGWSVFIQNNGGNWKRSSTYIFATSYVQPLILWTGALLICRSLDPIILPSEASQAVKQRLLHFVRSFSTVIAFSYCVSCLIQQVQKYFVEASDANDSRNMGFQFAGKAIYTAVWVASVSLFMELLGFSTQKWLTAGGLGTVLLTLAGREIFINFLSSVMIHATRPFIPNEWIQTKIEGYEVSGTVEHVGWWSPTIIRGDEREAVYIPNHKFTVSVVRNLTQKTHWRIKTHIAISHLDVNKINNIVADMRKVLAKNPQVEQQKLHRRVFLDNINHENQALLIMISCFVKTSRFEEYLCVKEAILLDLLRVISHHRARLATPIRTIRKVYTEGNVDNVPFSETIYDGSRAVTNHPFLLIEPSYKINSDNKTKSATRKDEKSDLTPKSDPKVDAKNDDQDNLEATGSGVSETDLYVSKKDDESQATSSVTRTALDENIVLGVALEGSKRTLPIEEESSPSPPSSGESKELVGSPSGAEDKKDDQVSPVSSFNTADNREKKSG; the protein is encoded by the exons ATGGTGGTTGCTTCTTCTTTGCACTTTTCGTATGAATTTCGAATTTATGGTTCTTGTGGACTTCCATGCCAGTCAAAG CCTATAATGCAAAATATTCGATTTCGTTTTCCCAGTTCTGCTATTTCAGCAAATGATGTG GCAAAGGATGCTTGGAATCTCCATTTTTTAAGCACAGCAGTCAATAAGATAAGCTCTGCCTCCTCCAAACATAGGGTGTTTCTGTGCAGATCCATTCTTTTTCCTAATGGAGTAAATTGGGGTCCTTCAATGCAAGAAGCTCCTGTTGTTTTGAAGAG GTTTTATGACATATTATCTTCAAAATCGGTTCTGTATCAGTTGATCCCAGCCATTGGTGTCGTTGCTTTAGGATTTGGACTTCTACCGCTTTTGCGTCTTGGCTGGAGTGTTTTTATTCAA AATAATGGCGGTAATTGGAAAAGGAGCAGTACTTATATTTTTGCGACATCATATGTTCAACCTTTGATACTATGGACTGGAGCTTTGCTTATTTGCAG ATCATTAGATCCTATAATTTTACCTTCGGAAGCAAGCCAGGCTGTTAAGCAGCGACTTCTGCATTTTGTGCGATCGTTTTCCACTGTGATAGCCTTTTCGTATTGTGTATCTTG CTTGATTCAACAAGTGCAGAAGTACTTTGTGGAAGCAAGTGATGCTAATGACTCGAGAAAT ATGGGCTTTCAATTTGCTGGGAAGGCTATCTATACTGCTGTATGGGTGGCGTCAGTTTCATTGTTCATGGAATTGTTGGGCTTTTCTACCCAGAAGTGGCTAACTGCTGGGGGTCTTGGAACAGTGTTGCTCACCCTTGCTGGGCGTGAG ATATTCATAAACTTCCTGTCAAGTGTCATGATCCATGCAACACGACCATTCATTCCGAATGAATGGATTCAAACGAAGATTGAAGGCTATGAAGTTTCTGGTACAGTTGAG CATGTAGGTTGGTGGTCCCCAACAATTATCAGAGGAGATGAACGTGAAGCAGTTTATATCCCAAACCACAAATTCACAGTTAGTGTTGTGCGAAATCTAACCCAAAAGACACATTGGCGTATTAAGACCCATATTGCTATTAGTCATCTGGATGTCAACAAAATCAAT AATATTGTTGCTGACATGCGGAAGGTTTTGGCTAAAAATCCCCAAGTAGAGCAACAGAAGTTGCATAGGAGAGTTTTCCTGGACAACATCAATCATGAAAATCAGGCTCTTCTG ATAATGATTTCCTGCTTTGTGAAGACTTCTCGCTTTGAGGAGTACCTTTGTGTTAAG GAAGCGATACTCTTGGACCTTCTTAGAGTAATCAGCCATCACCGTGCTAGACTTGCTACACCTATTCGAACCATACGAAAAGTTTACACAGAAGGGAATGTTGACAATGTTCCATTTTCAGAAACTATCTATGATGGCTCCAGAGCTGTAACTAATCACCCTTTCTTACTAATTGAACCTTCTTACAAAATAAACAGCGACAATAAAACCAAATCTGCAACCCGTAAGGATGAGAAGTCTGATTTAACCCCAAAATCTGACCCCAAGGTGGATGCCAAAAATGATGATCAAGACAATTTAGAAGCCACTGGTAGTGGAGTTTCAGAAACGGATCTTTATGTTTCAAAGAAAGATGATGAAAGCCAAGCCACCTCATCAGTAACTCGAACTGCTTTAGATGAAAATATTGTTCTTGGTGTTGCATTAGAGGGCTCCAAACGAACTCTTCCCATAGAAGAAGAAAGTTCACCATCACCGCCTTCCTCTGGGGAGTCGAAGGAATTGGTCGGAAGTCCATCAGGTGCAGAGGACAAGAAAGACGATCAAGTATCGCCAGTTTCTAGTTTTAATACAGCTGATAATCGTGAGAAAAAGAGTGGATAA
- the LOC130811065 gene encoding O-fucosyltransferase 31 — MMMIMKVSQHHHLLWSYYSQRSPAFASLFVLLLPIFSPHLFSPLSRSYPSLFSEWNAPKPRHSRLLQGAIQSQTPYRQQLELWSPLPDQGWKPCHKTKNTPSLPEKSQGFIQVFLDGGLNQQRMGICDAVAVAKILNATLVIPHLEVNPVWQDSSSFAEIFDLDHFINSLSDEISIVKDLPVDYAWSSREYYATGIRETRIKTAPVHASADWYLENVLPVLQRYGIAAISPFSHRLAFDNLPKSLQQLRCKVNFEALNFVSHIKALGDSLISRLRYPNEFSGQSSKKYAVLHLRFDKDMAAHSACDFGGGRAEKLALAKYRQVIWQGRVMKTQFTDEELRNQGRCPLTPEEIGLLLAALGFTNNTRLYLASHKVYGGEARISTLLKLFPLLEDKRSLATADEREKVEGKASLLAAVDYYVSMHSDIFISASPGNMHNAILGHRAYQNLKTIRPNMALLGQLFLNKSIDWADFKNAVVAGHKNRQGQIRVRKEKQSIYTYPVPDCMCRS, encoded by the exons atgatgatgatcatgaaaGTGTCacaacatcatcatcttctttggAGTTACTACTCTCAAAGATCACCGGCTTTTGCTTCTTTATTTGTTCTCCTTTTACCCATCTTCTCCCctcatctcttctctcctttaTCTCGCTCTTACCCTTCTCTTTTCTCT GAATGGAATGCACCCAAACCAAGACATTCCCGTCTCCTTCAGGGTGCAATACAATCGCAAACT CCTTATAGACAGCAGCTTGAACTGTGGTCTCCATTGCCTGACCAAGGATGGAAACCATGCCATAAGACCAAAAATACTCCTT CCTTGCCCGAGAAGTCACAAGGTTTTATTCAAGTGTTTCTTGATGGAGGATTGAACCAGCAGAGGATGGGG ATTTGTGATGCCGTTGCAGTGGCTAAAATTCTGAATGCAACTCTCGTAATCCCACACCTGGAAGTAAATCCAGTTTGGCAGGATTCTAG TTCATTTGCAGAAATTTTTGATTTGGATCACTTTATCAATAGCTTAAGTGATGAAATATCTATAGTAAAAGACTTGCCTGTTGATTACGCTTGGAGCTCTAGGGAATACTATGCTACAGGGATACGTGAAACCCGAATCAAAACTGCACCTGTCCATGCATCAGCTGATTGGTACTTGGAAAATGTATTACCTGTATTGCagag ATATGGAATTGCTGCAATTTCCCCCTTTTCACACCGCTTAGCTTTTGATAACTTGCCTAAAAGCCTTCAACAACTTCGCTGTAAGGTCAACTTTGAAGCATTAAATTTTGTTTCACATATTAAGGCATTGGGTGACTCCCTTATTAGTCGGTTGCGGTATCCTAATGAGTTCTCTGGACAAAGTTCTAAAAAGTATGCTGTGCTGCATCTCCGGTTTGATAAG GATATGGCCGCACATTCCGCTTGTGATTTTGGTGGTGGTAGAGCTGAAAAATTGGCTCTTGCAAAATATCGTCAAGTCATCTGGCAAGGAAGAGTTATGAAAACTCAATTCACTGATGAGGAATTGAGAAATCAAGGGCGTTGCCCATTAACCCCGGAAGAGATCGGATTACTGCTAGCTGCTTTAGGCTTCACTAATAATACTCGTCTTTACCTAGCTTCCCACAAG GTATATGGTGGTGAAGCCAGAATATCTACGCTACTTAAGTTGTTTCCACTTTTGGAAGACAAAAGGAGTCTTGCGACTGCTGATGAGCGTGAAAAGGTTGAAGGCAAAGCTTCGTTGCTGGCTGCGGTTGATTATTATGTAAGCATGCACAGTGACATTTTCATCTCGGCTTCCCCAGGAAACATGCATAATGCAATC TTGGGACATCGGGCATATCAGAACTTGAAGACTATAAGACCGAACATGGCATTACTTGGCCAACTTTTCCTGAATAAGAGTATCGATTGGGCCGACTTTAAAAATGCAGTTGTAGCTGGACACAAAAATAGGCAAGGACAAATTCGAGTGAGGAAGGAGAAACAGTCTATATATACTTATCCCGTCCCTGATTGTATGTGTCGAAGCTAA